The Synergistota bacterium DNA segment GAGCTTAAAGGCATTCTTGAAAGCGAAAGCAAGCTTCTTTCTTTGATAAAGGAGGAGCTTCTCGAAATAAAGGGTAAATATGGGGATAAAAGAAGGACGGAGATCTTGAAATTTGTTCCTGAGGAGCCGGAGATTCCCGCTAAGAAGTTTATAGTGACGCTCTCTCGTGAAGGGTACCTGAGGTTTAGAGAAGAGGGAGAAAGAAGAGGAAGAATGAAGCTTGAGCTTATAGAGGGAGATGTTCCTCTTATGGGAACGGGCGCTGAGACGGGTGATAAGCTTTTGATCTTTACCTCCGCGGGGAAGGTGTTTTCTCTTGAGCTTGATGAAAAAATTCCCTTACAGGCGTTTAGTGGAAGGGGGATAAACTTAAGGGTTCTCTTCGATCTTGGGGATGACAGACCTGTGGCTTTCAAGGTTTTAAGAGAGGGAGAGTATATCTATCTTTTCACGAAAAGGGGGTTGGTGAAGAAGATAGAAGTAACCCTTCTTGGTGATATGAAAAGAAGGTCGGGAAGGAGGTTAATTAGGCTTGATGAGGGTGACGAGATAGTTAGAGTTAGGTTTGGAGGAGATTCTGAGGAGATGGTGCTTCTTTCGAGTGCCGGCAAAGGGTTCAGGATAAGGACTTCTTTTATAAGGGCCTCAAATCCTGCAACTGGTGGCGTCAGAGCCATGGTTTTATCGGAAGAAGAAGCGCTTGTAGGAGCTGATATCCTAAAAGGTGATAAGGTTTTAGTGGTTACCTCTTACGGGTATGTTAAAGGGCTTCCCATTGAGGAGATACCATTCAGAAGCGGACCTGGAAGAGGAGCCTATATCTATCCGCCGAGTGATAAGCATGGCCGGGTTATAGGATGCTGGAGCTTTGGCCACGATGCTGAAATTTTAGCAATAAGCAGAAAAGGGGTTATACTTAAGATTAAGGCTGAGGATATTCCCATTTTGACAAGGGAGAAAAAGGGTCAAAGGCTCTTTGAGCTTGAGGAGGGGGATGAGATAGTTGATGTTTTATTTAGCGCCTGAGGGAAGGAGGCTAATCTATTTTAGCTTTGCTATATTTGTTTTTTTATCCCTTATTCACCCTTTGTTTTCTATTCCCTTTTTAGTAATCTTTTTCTTTTTGGTTTATTTCTTTAGGGACCCAGAAAGAGAGATACCTCAGGATAACAATTTAATTCTTTCTCCTGCCGATGGAAGGGTATTGGAGGTAGTAGAATCCTATGATAATAGATTTTTAAAATCTGAGGCAAAGAAGGTAAGCATTTTTATGAGCTTACTTAATGTCCATGTGAATCGTTCTCCTATAGATGGAAAGGTGGTTTATCGTGATTACGTTCGAGGCTTTAAAAAGATGGCCTTTGGTTCTAAATCCTCTAAGCTAAACGAAAGAAGCTATTTAGGAATAGAGGGAAAGATAAAGGTTCTCTTGGTCCAGGTGGCTGGATTCGTAGCTCGCAGAATAGTGACTTATCCTAAAGAAGGAGACTTTCTAAGGAAGGGAGATAGAATAGGTATAATAAAGTTCGGATCCCGGGTGGATCTTTATCTTCCTACTTCTGTTGAGCTTTTCGTTAAAGTGGGAGATAGGGTAAAAGCAGGAGAAACGATATTGGGGGTGATAAATAAAGATGAAAATGAAGAAAGAAAGGTGGCCGAACTTTCTAACGAGCGGTAACTTAATGTGTGGGGTTTTAGCGCTGATATTGCTTACGCAAGGGCATGTTATGGCTGCTAGCGGACTCATACTTATCGCTATAGCTTTCGACTTTCTCGATGGAAAGATAGCGAGGATGTTGGGAGTAAGTGGAGATTTTGGTAAGGAGTTTGACTCTCTTGCGGATATCGTCTCTTTTGGAGCTGCTCCTGCAATATTAATGTATGTTTATTCTCTTAATATGTATGCTCTATTCGGGGCTATGGTAGGGGTGATTTACGTTATCTGTGGGGCTTTAAGGCTTGCGAGATTTAACCTTATGAAATCTAGGCCTTACTTTTTGGGTTTACCTATAACTGCAGCAGGTGGGTTCATATCAAGCATCGTTATCTCGGGCATTTCCTTTCCTGCCGAATCTTTAATTGCCATAATTCTTGCAGTTTCTTATTTAATGGTTAGCAAAATAAAATATGGTAACTTGAAAAAGATATCAAAGTTAAATCAGCTTAATATGAGGGTTTTTCTTTTCCTTCTTTTTGGATTTTGTAGCCTTTCAGTTTTATCCTTACGGATAGCTCCCTTTGTAGCTATGACAATATATGTTTTAAGCGGTCCCTTGGGAATAAACTGGGGTAAGATCTTGGCGAAAAGAGGGGAAGGGGATGAGGAAGGTGAAGAGGGCGAAGAGGCTTGAGGAGTTAACATGGGAGGATGTTGAAAGAGAAGAGGGAATTGTGATTATACCTGTTGGAAGTGTGGAACAGCACGGAAGGCATCTCCCCTTAGGGACGGATTCTATGGTTGCCATAGGGCTTGCGGAAGAAGCCTCTAGAAGAACAGGCGTTCCTGTGGCTCCTCCCTTATGGTATGGATGGTCTCCTCATCACATGGTTTTACCTGGAACTGTAACAGTGAGGCCAGAGGTGCTTGAGGAGCTTTTATATGACATAATGGCCTCTCTTTCTGAACACGGATTTAAGCATTTTATAGTGATAAATGGACATAGGGTGGTTAATGTCCCTTGGATTCAGCTTGCTGCCTCCAGGGTAAAGGAGGATTTCGATGTTGAGGTTTACATCTTCGATCCTGCTTATGTCTCTAAAGAGTTAGGCATTGGAGAGTTGGGTCATGCGGAGGAAATAGAAACTTCACACATGATGGTATTAAGACCCGAGCTTTTAAGGAAAGACAAGATCGTTGACTCTTCTCCCAAAGAGACCTTTTTATATCACTTTGATCCTGCCTCTTTAAAGGATACTTTGTGTTACATTCCTTCAAGAAAGCGTATGGAAGAGCTTGCAAGAGAATCTGGGGGAGTTAATGGTAGACCTTCAAAGGCCTCATTGGAAATTGGGATGAAGTACCATGAACATCTTGTGAATAGGCTCGTTGAGCTTATAGAGCGTATAAGGGGGGTGAAATGATGGAAAGACTTGTTTATGTTAATGGAGAGTTTTTACCGGCAAGGGAGGCCAAGGTTTCCGTTTACGATAAGGGTTTTCTCTTTGGAGATGGCGTATTCGAAGGAATAAGGGCTTATAATGGTAGGATCTTTAGGCTTGATGAGCATCTAGTTAGGCTTTATAAGTCTGCTAAAGCTATTCTTTTAAACATACCCTTGTCCTTTGAGGAGATGAGGGCTGCTGTTATAGAAACGGTGAAAAGAAATAATCTAAAAGATGCTTATATAAGGCTGATCGTAACAAGAGGTATAGGGGACTTAGGGCTTGACATAACTAAATGCAAAAATCCTACGGTTGTTATAATAGCTGATGAGATAGCTCTCTTTCCAAAGGAGATATATGAGAAGGGAATAGAGGTGATAACTTCATCCATAAGGGCCTCTTATGGGGATATTATTCCACCTCAGATAAAGAGCTTAAACTATCTTTCTCATATATTAGCTAAATGGGAAGCGACGAGGGCCGGTGTGGCAGAAGCCATTCTCCTTTCAAGAGAGGGATACGTTACGGAAGGTTCGGCGGAAAACATCTTTATAGTTAAGGATAAATGCCTGATAACTCCCCCTTCCTGGGTAGGGATATTGGAGGGAATAACAAGGGAAGCCGTTCTTGAAATAGCATGGGATATAGAAGAAGTGGAAGACATTATAGAGGATGTTTTTACAAGGTACGACCTTTATGTGGCTGATGAGTGCTTCCTTTGTGGTACTGCGGCTGAGGTTGTTCCTGTGGTTAAGGTAGATGGAAGGATTATAGGGGATGGAAAACCAGGGCCTATTACCCGGGAAATAATGAATAGATTTAGGGAGCTTGTTTCTAAGGAGGGGGTGGAGATATACCTTTAAGATATTAGTAGTAAATCCAGGATCAACTTCTACAAAGATAGCATCTTTTATAGATGAGAAGGAAGCTTGGCGTGAAGTTATATATCACTCTAAGGAAGAGCTTTCGCAATTTAAGGGTTTTATTGAGCAAAGGGATTTTAGAAAGGATCTTATTTGTAAGCTTTTGGATAGAAGGGGTGAAAGCCTATCTAATTATGATGCCTTTGTGGGGATAGGTGGTCTTA contains these protein-coding regions:
- a CDS encoding phosphatidylserine decarboxylase family protein gives rise to the protein MFYLAPEGRRLIYFSFAIFVFLSLIHPLFSIPFLVIFFFLVYFFRDPEREIPQDNNLILSPADGRVLEVVESYDNRFLKSEAKKVSIFMSLLNVHVNRSPIDGKVVYRDYVRGFKKMAFGSKSSKLNERSYLGIEGKIKVLLVQVAGFVARRIVTYPKEGDFLRKGDRIGIIKFGSRVDLYLPTSVELFVKVGDRVKAGETILGVINKDENEERKVAELSNER
- the pssA gene encoding CDP-diacylglycerol--serine O-phosphatidyltransferase — encoded protein: MKMKKERWPNFLTSGNLMCGVLALILLTQGHVMAASGLILIAIAFDFLDGKIARMLGVSGDFGKEFDSLADIVSFGAAPAILMYVYSLNMYALFGAMVGVIYVICGALRLARFNLMKSRPYFLGLPITAAGGFISSIVISGISFPAESLIAIILAVSYLMVSKIKYGNLKKISKLNQLNMRVFLFLLFGFCSLSVLSLRIAPFVAMTIYVLSGPLGINWGKILAKRGEGDEEGEEGEEA
- a CDS encoding creatininase family protein; its protein translation is MRKVKRAKRLEELTWEDVEREEGIVIIPVGSVEQHGRHLPLGTDSMVAIGLAEEASRRTGVPVAPPLWYGWSPHHMVLPGTVTVRPEVLEELLYDIMASLSEHGFKHFIVINGHRVVNVPWIQLAASRVKEDFDVEVYIFDPAYVSKELGIGELGHAEEIETSHMMVLRPELLRKDKIVDSSPKETFLYHFDPASLKDTLCYIPSRKRMEELARESGGVNGRPSKASLEIGMKYHEHLVNRLVELIERIRGVK
- the ilvE gene encoding branched-chain-amino-acid transaminase, whose product is MERLVYVNGEFLPAREAKVSVYDKGFLFGDGVFEGIRAYNGRIFRLDEHLVRLYKSAKAILLNIPLSFEEMRAAVIETVKRNNLKDAYIRLIVTRGIGDLGLDITKCKNPTVVIIADEIALFPKEIYEKGIEVITSSIRASYGDIIPPQIKSLNYLSHILAKWEATRAGVAEAILLSREGYVTEGSAENIFIVKDKCLITPPSWVGILEGITREAVLEIAWDIEEVEDIIEDVFTRYDLYVADECFLCGTAAEVVPVVKVDGRIIGDGKPGPITREIMNRFRELVSKEGVEIYL